In Allocoprobacillus halotolerans, a genomic segment contains:
- a CDS encoding MurR/RpiR family transcriptional regulator, producing MLLQEKMKTTKFSPSEAVVVQFILEKQDQIEKYTTTLIAGETYTSPSVLVRISKKLGFNGFNELKKAFLDEVYYLRNHFSDFDANLPFLSTESIMNIASIITKLKQESLNDTLSLIHHDTLQKSIRMMQKAESIKVFAISNLTFQAEEFVFKLRHIGFKAETYSINNTLYQEAKMTTSKDCAICISYSGESGELISATEILKKNHVPIIAISSVGENSLTRLADVHLQMTTREKSYSKIAGFTSLESISLLLDILYSCLFRTDYYKHYDFKVQLSQATEYRNIQNEIIQENKGE from the coding sequence ATGTTATTACAAGAAAAAATGAAAACTACAAAATTTTCACCAAGTGAAGCAGTTGTGGTTCAATTCATACTTGAAAAACAAGATCAAATTGAAAAATATACAACAACTTTAATTGCAGGAGAAACTTATACTTCTCCTTCTGTTCTTGTGAGAATATCAAAAAAATTAGGTTTTAATGGTTTTAATGAATTAAAAAAAGCTTTTTTAGATGAAGTCTATTATTTAAGAAATCATTTTAGTGACTTTGATGCAAATTTACCTTTTTTATCCACTGAATCTATTATGAATATTGCTAGTATTATCACCAAACTTAAACAAGAAAGTTTAAATGATACATTGTCTTTAATTCATCATGATACTTTACAGAAATCTATAAGAATGATGCAAAAGGCTGAATCAATTAAAGTTTTTGCCATTTCAAATCTCACATTTCAAGCTGAAGAATTTGTTTTTAAACTTAGACATATTGGTTTTAAAGCTGAAACCTATTCTATCAACAATACACTATATCAGGAAGCCAAAATGACAACTTCAAAAGATTGTGCCATTTGTATTTCATACTCTGGAGAATCTGGTGAACTAATCAGTGCCACAGAAATCTTAAAAAAGAATCACGTACCTATTATTGCAATTTCTAGTGTTGGAGAAAATAGCTTAACACGTTTAGCAGATGTTCATTTACAAATGACAACTCGTGAGAAATCGTATTCTAAAATTGCTGGTTTTACATCTTTAGAATCTATTTCTTTATTATTAGATATTTTATATAGTTGTTTATTTAGAACTGATTACTATAAACATTATGATTTTAAAGTTCAATTGTCACAAGCCACTGAATATAGAAACATTCAAAATGAAATTATTCAAGAAAATAAAGGCGAATGA
- a CDS encoding site-specific integrase, which translates to MGKGLNGTELGAGISQRKDGIYCARYVNRLGKRKYIYDSNLRRIKQLLKQAIKEDKEKASLEYDYTLNQWFDFWFENYKKKEGMSRRYLENISHNYDLYVRDVGDIDITKFKNIDALRIVKKALKVSKTAGETVRHTLTQMMEKAFLNDIVRKNVCKSIDAQPRNKTIKQPLSKRDEKMLLKGCTNQLHKDMIEFNINTGLRISELLGLSFDEVDLDKKFIYIKHQISDYPDDNGNYFFRETKTKNARYVPLNERALIILRRNIKLRQKQLEEGTHKRYYKQHSDISKELIFVNTRGDCFTRAGFHSVLAYIKDRAIEDGYRYDCKNISPHTFRHTFATRCMEAGMTPNTVSTLLGHTSVRMTLHYVHNSIDQFNDDIVLIESI; encoded by the coding sequence ATGGGTAAAGGTCTAAATGGTACTGAATTAGGAGCAGGTATTTCACAAAGAAAAGATGGGATATATTGTGCAAGATATGTTAATAGATTAGGAAAACGAAAATATATTTATGATTCAAATTTAAGAAGAATAAAACAATTATTAAAGCAAGCAATAAAAGAAGATAAAGAAAAAGCAAGTCTAGAATATGATTATACATTAAATCAATGGTTTGATTTTTGGTTTGAAAATTATAAGAAAAAAGAAGGCATGAGTCGACGTTATTTAGAAAACATTTCTCATAACTATGATCTTTATGTAAGGGATGTTGGAGATATTGACATTACTAAATTTAAAAACATTGATGCTTTAAGAATAGTTAAAAAAGCGTTAAAAGTGTCAAAAACTGCTGGAGAAACAGTTAGACATACATTAACTCAAATGATGGAAAAGGCATTTCTCAATGATATTGTTAGAAAAAATGTATGTAAAAGTATAGACGCACAACCTAGAAATAAAACTATAAAACAACCTTTAAGTAAGAGAGATGAAAAAATGCTTCTTAAAGGCTGTACCAATCAGTTGCATAAAGATATGATTGAATTCAACATTAATACTGGATTAAGAATAAGTGAATTACTGGGATTATCATTTGATGAAGTGGATTTAGATAAAAAATTTATATATATAAAACATCAAATTTCTGATTATCCAGATGACAATGGCAATTATTTTTTTAGAGAAACAAAAACAAAAAATGCGAGATATGTTCCTTTGAATGAAAGAGCATTAATTATATTAAGAAGAAATATAAAATTACGTCAAAAACAACTTGAAGAAGGAACACATAAACGCTACTATAAACAACATAGTGATATAAGCAAAGAACTAATCTTTGTTAATACAAGAGGAGACTGTTTTACAAGAGCAGGATTTCATTCAGTGCTAGCGTATATTAAAGATAGAGCAATTGAGGATGGGTATAGATATGATTGTAAAAATATTTCACCACATACATTTAGACATACTTTTGCCACAAGATGTATGGAAGCAGGCATGACACCAAATACTGTAAGTACGTTATTAGGTCATACATCAGTAAGAATGACATTACATTATGTACACAATAGTATAGATCAATTTAATGATGACATTGTTCTTATTGAAAGCATTTAA
- a CDS encoding excisionase, with protein sequence MQLSEELPLLLSVKEASKYSGLGINKIREISDSSKCDFVIWNGNKRMIKRKQFEEWLQKEMYI encoded by the coding sequence ATGCAATTAAGTGAAGAATTACCATTATTATTAAGTGTTAAAGAGGCTTCAAAATATAGTGGCTTAGGTATTAATAAAATAAGAGAGATTTCAGATAGTTCAAAATGTGATTTTGTAATATGGAATGGAAATAAAAGAATGATTAAAAGAAAACAGTTTGAGGAGTGGCTACAAAAAGAAATGTATATCTAG
- a CDS encoding type II toxin-antitoxin system PemK/MazF family toxin has translation MIENIKRGEIYLANLNPAVGSEQSGVRPVLIIQNDIGNIYSNTTIVACMTSHMEGKPQLPTHIAITARDSLKCDSIIMMEQLRTIDKSRLIRKLTKLNQVESASIKMSLRVSIAI, from the coding sequence ATGATTGAAAACATAAAACGTGGAGAAATATATTTAGCAAATCTTAATCCTGCTGTTGGGAGTGAACAAAGTGGTGTTAGACCAGTTCTAATTATTCAAAATGATATTGGGAACATTTACAGTAATACGACTATTGTTGCTTGTATGACTTCGCATATGGAAGGTAAACCACAATTACCTACACATATAGCTATTACAGCAAGAGATAGTCTTAAATGTGATTCTATTATCATGATGGAACAGTTAAGAACAATAGACAAGTCAAGATTAATCAGAAAATTAACTAAACTCAATCAAGTGGAATCAGCAAGTATAAAGATGTCACTTAGAGTGAGTATTGCTATATAA
- a CDS encoding sigma factor-like helix-turn-helix DNA-binding protein translates to MVYNKASEEKKWKKWKQKEEQILKENGMTDDKILELRRYDWRDFNAERRFKKWQLTNYNFINQVPFTELKLPIRDMSDVIDQIEDENLYQVMIKAHIQDLVILYLKMYGYKNKEIASIMNISESIVRKRLSNIRKKLK, encoded by the coding sequence ATGGTCTATAATAAAGCATCTGAAGAAAAGAAATGGAAAAAGTGGAAACAAAAAGAAGAACAAATATTAAAGGAAAATGGAATGACTGATGATAAAATATTAGAATTACGTCGTTATGATTGGAGAGATTTTAATGCTGAACGAAGATTTAAGAAATGGCAATTAACTAATTATAATTTTATAAATCAAGTTCCATTTACTGAATTAAAATTACCAATTAGAGACATGAGTGATGTCATAGATCAAATTGAAGATGAAAACTTATATCAAGTCATGATTAAAGCTCATATTCAAGATCTTGTTATTTTATATCTCAAGATGTATGGATATAAGAATAAAGAAATAGCATCTATAATGAATATAAGTGAGTCTATAGTAAGAAAAAGATTATCTAATATTAGAAAAAAATTAAAATAA
- a CDS encoding recombinase family protein: protein MKDSKAFIYCRVSNRHLQNLLYYQEDVLTKLAHSFDIDVVAVAKEVSEGKNSYTREMQTLIHYIRNEKIDALLVYDKTRICIFDDLYAEFQMICDKHHVEIITIEDMRELSSIQLL, encoded by the coding sequence ATGAAAGATTCAAAAGCATTTATTTATTGTCGTGTATCAAACAGGCACTTACAAAATTTACTTTATTATCAGGAGGATGTACTTACAAAACTAGCACATTCTTTTGATATAGATGTGGTTGCTGTTGCTAAAGAAGTATCAGAAGGTAAAAACTCATATACGAGGGAAATGCAAACACTTATTCATTATATTAGAAATGAAAAAATTGATGCTTTACTTGTATATGATAAAACAAGAATATGTATATTTGATGATTTATATGCAGAATTTCAAATGATTTGCGATAAACATCATGTTGAAATTATAACAATTGAAGATATGCGAGAATTAAGTTCTATACAATTGTTGTAA